A single Geoalkalibacter ferrihydriticus DSM 17813 DNA region contains:
- a CDS encoding 4Fe-4S dicluster domain-containing protein → MNQILTDPAGRLPLDDPRWRRMSRGEIENFARALQSAFEVVGVQEQGNRQTLARLDDPAALILEFSPHIHSPKKFLFPNWEKLFRFRLSGGVLLEPERAATPRVIFGMHPCDLHAVQVLDNCLFDGEADSAYRAKREVTILIGVDCVPDAHCFCTSMGTDRVAEGFDLFFHRLDGGSYLVQTGSRRGEALLCHYAPLVGARPGEPPLPLQVKQCPTRLDFPFESLAPLMEKVYEHPLWEELGGRCLGCGACTMLCPTCYCFNVEDRLDLNLAGGERVRTWDSCQFDQFTKVAGGDDFRGNQGDRQRHRFFRKYKYLWDKYQRTACVGCGRCSRECLSRIDPVPLLNRLFDEQARPALRQMPGAEYRPQLAEILYVAQLTETEKLFRLRLPEPIEFEPGEFLEISVFGLGEAPFTIASAPVPGDEVDVVVRAAGTLTQAMHRLKPGDTVGVRGPFGNGFPLEDFAGRDVLLVAGGMGLITLRSLLLGILAQRARFGRVLLLYGARSVGHYLFRDELLAWHRSGEIDCRFAAVNGDNPWVVTRGDITHLFKDLDVIPERTTVAVSGPARMYRSLNPLLFRLGIAEDRLFLNLERHMKCGLGKCGKCRINDICVCESGPIFPYARVKHLKEAIER, encoded by the coding sequence ATGAACCAGATTCTCACCGATCCCGCCGGGCGGCTGCCCCTGGACGACCCGCGTTGGCGGCGCATGAGTCGCGGCGAAATCGAGAATTTCGCCCGCGCGCTGCAAAGCGCCTTTGAGGTTGTGGGGGTGCAGGAGCAGGGCAATCGCCAGACCCTGGCACGCCTGGATGATCCGGCGGCGTTGATTCTGGAATTTTCTCCGCACATCCATTCACCGAAAAAATTTCTTTTTCCCAACTGGGAGAAGCTGTTCCGTTTCCGCCTTAGCGGCGGCGTACTGCTTGAGCCTGAGCGGGCCGCCACGCCGCGCGTGATTTTCGGCATGCATCCCTGCGATCTGCATGCGGTGCAGGTGCTCGACAACTGCTTGTTCGACGGCGAAGCCGACAGCGCCTACCGTGCCAAGCGCGAGGTGACCATCCTTATCGGTGTCGACTGCGTACCCGACGCCCATTGTTTCTGCACCAGCATGGGCACCGACCGCGTGGCGGAAGGTTTCGATCTGTTTTTCCACCGACTCGACGGCGGCTCCTATCTGGTGCAGACGGGCAGTCGGCGTGGCGAAGCTCTTTTGTGTCATTACGCGCCTTTGGTGGGCGCGCGGCCCGGCGAACCGCCGCTACCTCTGCAAGTCAAGCAGTGTCCGACACGCCTGGATTTTCCCTTCGAATCCCTGGCCCCGCTCATGGAGAAGGTCTACGAGCATCCCCTGTGGGAGGAACTGGGCGGCCGCTGCCTGGGCTGCGGCGCCTGCACCATGCTCTGCCCGACCTGCTACTGCTTTAACGTGGAAGATCGTCTCGACCTCAACCTGGCCGGTGGTGAGCGGGTGCGCACCTGGGATTCCTGCCAGTTCGACCAGTTCACCAAGGTGGCGGGCGGCGATGACTTTCGCGGCAATCAGGGCGATCGCCAGCGCCACCGCTTTTTTCGTAAGTACAAATACCTGTGGGACAAGTACCAGCGCACCGCCTGTGTCGGCTGCGGGCGTTGCAGCCGCGAATGCCTGAGTCGCATCGATCCGGTGCCCCTGCTTAATCGCCTGTTCGACGAGCAGGCCCGTCCCGCCTTGCGGCAGATGCCGGGAGCAGAGTATCGCCCGCAACTTGCGGAAATCCTCTACGTCGCGCAACTGACGGAAACCGAAAAACTTTTTCGCCTGCGTCTGCCCGAGCCCATTGAGTTTGAGCCCGGCGAGTTTCTTGAGATCAGTGTGTTCGGCCTGGGCGAGGCGCCCTTCACCATTGCTTCGGCCCCGGTGCCGGGGGACGAGGTCGATGTGGTGGTGCGCGCCGCCGGGACTCTGACCCAGGCCATGCACCGCCTCAAACCAGGCGATACGGTCGGGGTGCGCGGCCCCTTCGGCAACGGCTTTCCACTGGAGGATTTCGCCGGGCGCGATGTGCTGTTGGTGGCCGGCGGCATGGGACTGATCACCCTGCGCTCATTGTTGCTCGGCATCCTCGCCCAACGCGCGCGCTTCGGCCGTGTGCTGCTGCTCTACGGCGCGCGCTCCGTCGGCCATTACCTGTTTCGTGACGAACTGCTCGCCTGGCATCGCAGTGGTGAAATCGACTGCCGTTTTGCCGCTGTCAACGGCGACAATCCCTGGGTGGTGACACGCGGTGACATCACCCATCTGTTCAAGGATCTCGATGTTATCCCCGAACGCACCACGGTGGCGGTGTCGGGCCCGGCGCGCATGTACCGCTCCCTCAATCCCCTGTTGTTTCGCTTGGGGATTGCCGAGGATCGGTTGTTTCTCAACTTGGAGCGACACATGAAGTGCGGTCTGGGCAAATGCGGCAAGTGCCGCATCAACGACATCTGCGTGTGCGAAAGCGGGCCGATTTTTCCCTACGCGCGAGTCAAACATCTCAAAGAGGCTATTGAGCGATGA